Proteins from a genomic interval of Clostridium sp. M62/1:
- a CDS encoding ATP-dependent DNA helicase, with product MSEGREQVKVSVRNLVEFVLRSGDIDNRRTAGAQKEAMLAGSRIHRKIQKRQGPEYRAEVPLKFEVEEDGFLLIIEGRADGIIEDASGVTIDEIKGVYMDVEELKEPLYVHLAQAMCYAWFYMNDRNLSEAAVQVTYCSLDTEEIRRFRFVKTFEELEEWFKGLIHEYVKWARYLYHNGLRRDESLRTLQFPFPYREGQRELAVAVYRTVSRKKKLFIQAPTGIGKTLSTIFPALKAIGEGYGDKLFYLTAKTITRSVAQEALEILREEGLYFRSVTITAKDKLCFLEKPECNPDACPYAKGHFDRVNDAVYEIIHREFGITRETVLRYAEEFQVCPFEFCLDISNFVDGIICDYNYVFDPDVRLKRYFAEGVKGEYIFLIDEAHNLVGRAREMYSAAVVKEDFLTVKRLTKGRSPKLLRLLDRVNRLMLEMKRECGGYELLSDAGPLVLALGSLFSEMEKFLDEYREFQDRELVLDLYFSVRSFLNIYERVDEHYRIYSRILENGDFSVRLFCVNPIKNLGECLEQGNSAVFFSATMLPIRYYRELLSNCPEDYAVYVNSPFPKQNRVILTASDVSSRYTRRNRHEFGKIADYIEAIAEGKQGNYMVFFPSYQYMENVEEVLRERGTDLELLVQTNHMTEADKEEFLGEFSRERERSLAALCVIGGIFSEGIDLTNDRLIGALIVGTGLPQVNVEQEILKQYFEEGDENGFDYAYRYPGMNKVLQAAGRVIRTMDDRGIIALLDDRFLEKDYQELFPREWDEYFIVNRRNVRQAVEAFWRRQEEEAP from the coding sequence ATGAGTGAGGGGAGAGAGCAGGTAAAGGTATCTGTCCGAAATCTGGTGGAGTTCGTTCTCCGCTCCGGAGATATCGATAATCGGCGGACGGCAGGCGCGCAGAAGGAGGCCATGCTGGCCGGCAGCAGGATACACAGGAAGATACAGAAGCGGCAGGGGCCGGAGTACCGGGCCGAGGTTCCTCTGAAATTTGAGGTGGAGGAGGATGGGTTTCTACTTATTATAGAGGGAAGAGCTGACGGGATTATCGAGGATGCGTCAGGAGTGACCATTGATGAGATAAAAGGCGTATATATGGACGTGGAGGAGCTGAAGGAGCCGCTCTATGTCCATCTGGCTCAGGCCATGTGCTACGCCTGGTTTTACATGAACGACAGAAACCTTTCTGAAGCGGCAGTCCAGGTGACCTACTGCAGTCTGGACACAGAGGAGATACGGAGGTTTCGGTTCGTAAAGACCTTTGAGGAACTGGAGGAATGGTTTAAGGGGCTGATACACGAGTATGTGAAATGGGCCAGGTACCTTTATCACAACGGGCTGAGACGCGACGAGTCGCTGAGGACGCTTCAGTTTCCCTTCCCCTACAGGGAAGGCCAGAGGGAGCTGGCTGTGGCGGTGTACAGGACGGTCAGCCGGAAAAAAAAGCTGTTTATCCAGGCGCCTACAGGGATTGGAAAGACGCTGTCCACGATCTTTCCGGCCCTGAAGGCCATAGGAGAAGGGTACGGGGACAAGCTGTTCTACCTGACAGCCAAGACTATTACCCGGTCAGTAGCCCAGGAGGCCCTGGAAATTCTGAGGGAAGAGGGACTCTATTTTCGCTCTGTAACCATCACGGCCAAGGATAAGCTGTGCTTTCTCGAAAAGCCGGAGTGCAACCCGGATGCCTGCCCCTATGCAAAAGGGCATTTTGATCGGGTAAACGACGCTGTCTATGAGATCATTCACAGGGAATTTGGGATTACCAGGGAGACGGTTCTGCGGTATGCTGAGGAGTTTCAGGTCTGTCCCTTTGAATTCTGCCTGGACATCAGCAATTTCGTGGACGGAATTATCTGTGACTACAATTACGTGTTTGACCCTGACGTGCGTCTGAAAAGGTATTTTGCCGAGGGCGTGAAAGGAGAGTATATCTTCCTGATTGACGAGGCCCATAATCTGGTGGGGAGAGCCCGGGAAATGTACAGCGCCGCTGTGGTGAAGGAGGACTTTCTGACTGTAAAAAGGCTGACAAAGGGGCGCTCGCCGAAACTTTTAAGGCTCCTTGACCGGGTGAACCGGCTGATGTTGGAAATGAAGAGAGAGTGCGGCGGGTATGAGCTTCTCTCAGATGCAGGCCCTCTCGTTCTGGCTCTTGGCTCCCTCTTTTCGGAGATGGAAAAATTTCTGGATGAATACCGGGAGTTTCAGGATCGGGAGCTGGTGCTTGACCTGTACTTTTCGGTCAGGAGTTTTTTGAATATCTATGAGCGGGTGGACGAGCACTACCGGATTTATTCCAGGATTCTGGAGAACGGAGACTTTTCTGTGCGGCTGTTCTGTGTCAACCCCATCAAAAATCTGGGAGAATGCCTGGAACAGGGAAATTCGGCCGTATTCTTCTCTGCCACCATGCTTCCCATCCGCTATTACAGAGAGCTTCTCAGCAACTGCCCGGAGGACTATGCCGTCTATGTGAATTCGCCTTTTCCAAAGCAGAACAGGGTGATCCTGACAGCCAGCGACGTGAGCAGCCGCTACACCAGGAGAAACAGACACGAGTTTGGAAAGATTGCAGACTACATCGAGGCCATCGCAGAGGGAAAACAGGGGAATTACATGGTATTTTTCCCTTCCTACCAGTATATGGAAAATGTGGAGGAGGTTCTGAGAGAGAGAGGGACAGACCTTGAGCTTCTGGTGCAGACGAATCATATGACAGAGGCAGACAAGGAAGAATTTCTGGGGGAATTTTCCAGAGAGAGGGAGAGAAGCCTTGCGGCTCTCTGCGTAATAGGAGGAATTTTCTCAGAGGGAATTGATCTGACAAACGACAGGCTGATCGGCGCATTAATTGTGGGGACAGGGCTTCCGCAGGTAAATGTGGAGCAGGAAATTTTAAAACAGTATTTCGAAGAGGGAGATGAAAACGGCTTTGACTACGCCTACCGCTACCCGGGCATGAACAAGGTTCTGCAGGCGGCGGGCCGGGTGATCCGAACCATGGATGACAGAGGGATTATTGCCCTCCTGGATGACCGCTTCCTGGAAAAGGATTATCAGGAGCTGTTTCCGAGAGAGTGGGACGAATACTTTATCGTAAACAGGAGAAATGTGAGACAGGCAGTGGAGGCCTTCTGGAGGCGGCAGGAGGAAGAGGCGCCTTAA